A genomic window from Streptomyces mirabilis includes:
- a CDS encoding peptidase C39 family protein — protein MTRASEPSRRALLAVAVAAAAIGTAGTAAAATPAGAARGHAGPGLVDNRAWTSYADWRTGTAKGTRALDAARAGLVIATPAGTADYTDPHTGKTATWEYATWTSPVHRLAVPATEAIASWNAHTPAGTWLQVELTGTYSDGKATPWYVMGRWAAGDQDIKRTSVDNQKDGKSSISTDTFSIDDAASGLRLVSYRLRLTLYRTPGSGLTPTVWRLGAMGSDIPDRFTVPASTPGLAKELTVPRYSQEIHAGQYPEYDNGGEAWCSPTSSQMIIEYWGRRPTAEQLAWVDPAFADPQVCHAARFTYDYQYGGCGNWPFNAAYAATYKDLQGVVTRLRSLTDLETLIAAGIPAITSQSFLKSELTGAGYGTSGHLMTVIGFTAGGDVIANDPASPGDDAVRRVYKRREWENIWLRTKRYNASGNVVSGTGGVCYLYFPANPSAGQIEALKAVGVR, from the coding sequence ATGACCAGAGCTTCAGAGCCGTCCCGCAGAGCCCTGCTGGCCGTGGCGGTCGCCGCGGCGGCGATCGGTACCGCGGGCACCGCGGCCGCGGCCACGCCGGCCGGGGCGGCGCGGGGGCACGCGGGTCCGGGCCTCGTGGACAACCGGGCCTGGACCTCGTACGCCGACTGGCGGACCGGCACCGCGAAGGGCACGCGGGCCCTCGACGCCGCCCGTGCCGGCCTGGTGATCGCGACCCCGGCCGGCACCGCGGACTACACCGACCCGCACACCGGAAAGACCGCGACCTGGGAGTACGCGACCTGGACCTCCCCGGTCCACCGGCTCGCCGTCCCCGCCACCGAGGCCATCGCCTCCTGGAACGCGCACACCCCGGCGGGCACCTGGCTCCAGGTCGAGCTCACGGGCACGTACTCCGACGGCAAGGCCACGCCCTGGTACGTGATGGGCCGCTGGGCGGCCGGCGACCAGGACATCAAGCGGACCTCCGTGGACAACCAGAAGGACGGCAAGAGCAGTATCTCGACGGACACCTTCTCGATCGACGACGCGGCCTCGGGCCTGCGCCTCGTCTCGTACCGGCTCCGTCTGACCCTGTACCGCACCCCCGGCTCCGGGCTCACGCCCACCGTGTGGCGGCTCGGCGCGATGGGCTCCGACATCCCCGACCGCTTCACCGTCCCGGCCTCCACTCCCGGGCTCGCGAAGGAGTTGACGGTCCCGCGCTACTCCCAGGAGATCCACGCGGGCCAGTACCCCGAGTACGACAACGGCGGCGAGGCCTGGTGCAGCCCCACCTCCTCGCAGATGATCATCGAGTACTGGGGGCGCAGGCCCACGGCGGAGCAACTCGCCTGGGTCGACCCGGCCTTCGCCGACCCGCAGGTCTGCCACGCGGCCCGCTTCACCTACGACTACCAGTACGGCGGCTGCGGCAACTGGCCCTTCAACGCGGCGTACGCGGCGACGTACAAGGACCTCCAGGGGGTGGTCACCCGCCTCCGCTCGCTCACCGACCTGGAGACGCTGATCGCCGCCGGCATCCCGGCCATAACGTCCCAGTCGTTCCTGAAGTCCGAGCTGACGGGGGCGGGGTACGGGACCTCGGGCCACCTCATGACCGTCATCGGATTCACCGCGGGCGGCGATGTGATCGCCAACGACCCCGCCTCGCCGGGCGACGACGCCGTGCGCCGCGTCTACAAGCGGCGCGAGTGGGAGAACATCTGGCTCCGTACCAAGAGGTACAACGCCTCCGGGAACGTCGTCTCCGGTACGGGCGGGGTCTGCTACCTGTACTTCCCGGCGAATCCCTCGGCGGGGCAGATCGAGGCGCTCAAGGCGGTCGGAGTCCGTTGA
- a CDS encoding AAA family ATPase, producing MDFGMQGPEAPADLAWMRGVDAYTMGAYPQAEEEFRTAVRMDPGMADGWLGLHALRVDTTTALLRMFRHRDRFGEQRSRHRRTLNSWYWLGWWVQPVLESPRDLLLAHASHWLDGRHVPELDRALAGLPPVDADHQVRFLHACRAYLVKDWEQLVRHTDPLIDDPMLGIEAGLFGGMARVRLEMFGQAEPLLSSALMRCRSEQPQRKELRYWLARAHEGTGRSAAALPLYRAVHRVDPAFMDTSARLAAISEGDGYDDAAADLAAITLAGVGQDVMDGPDGIDPLFGVEGRDLKLSEPDPLPPGALPPETDVVREKAVVPVQPLPAGPTDAALLDEALAELERMVGLEPVKRQVKALSAQLNMARLRAGQGLPVQPPKRHFVFSGPSGTGKTTVARILGRVFYALGLLGGDHLVEAQRADLVGEYLGQTAVKANELIDSAIGGVLFVDEAYALSNSGYGKGDAYGDEALQVLLKRAEDNRDHLVVILAGYPEGMDRLLAANPGLSSRFTTRVDFPSYRPLELTSIGEVLAAENGDIWDEEALDELRSIAGHVVDQGWIDELGNGRFLRTLYEKSCAYRDLRLSGYPNTPSRDDLSTLRLPDLMQAYGEVLSGRGPQDPSAM from the coding sequence ATGGACTTCGGCATGCAGGGCCCGGAGGCCCCGGCCGACCTCGCCTGGATGCGAGGTGTGGACGCCTACACCATGGGCGCCTATCCGCAGGCGGAGGAGGAGTTCCGTACCGCGGTCCGGATGGACCCGGGCATGGCGGACGGCTGGCTCGGACTGCACGCGCTGCGGGTGGACACGACGACCGCGCTGCTGCGGATGTTCCGGCACCGGGACCGCTTCGGTGAGCAGCGCTCGCGCCACCGGCGCACGCTCAACTCCTGGTACTGGCTGGGCTGGTGGGTGCAGCCGGTACTGGAGAGCCCGCGCGATCTGCTGCTCGCGCACGCCTCGCACTGGCTGGACGGCCGCCATGTGCCCGAGCTGGACCGGGCGCTCGCGGGGCTGCCGCCGGTCGACGCCGATCATCAGGTGCGGTTTCTGCACGCCTGCCGGGCCTATCTGGTCAAGGACTGGGAGCAGCTGGTCCGGCACACGGATCCGCTGATCGACGACCCCATGCTGGGCATAGAGGCCGGCCTCTTCGGCGGCATGGCCCGGGTCCGCCTGGAGATGTTCGGCCAGGCGGAGCCGCTCCTGTCCTCCGCGCTGATGCGCTGCCGCAGCGAGCAGCCCCAGCGCAAGGAGCTGCGGTACTGGCTCGCGCGGGCCCACGAGGGCACCGGGCGGTCGGCCGCCGCGCTGCCTCTGTACCGGGCGGTGCACCGCGTCGACCCGGCCTTCATGGACACCTCGGCCCGATTGGCCGCGATCTCCGAGGGCGACGGCTACGACGATGCCGCGGCCGACCTCGCGGCGATCACCCTCGCCGGGGTCGGGCAGGACGTCATGGACGGCCCCGACGGAATCGATCCCCTCTTCGGCGTCGAGGGCCGCGACCTGAAGCTCTCGGAGCCCGATCCTCTCCCGCCGGGCGCGTTGCCGCCGGAGACCGACGTGGTGCGCGAGAAGGCCGTGGTGCCGGTGCAACCGTTGCCGGCCGGGCCGACCGACGCCGCCTTACTTGACGAAGCGCTCGCCGAACTGGAGCGCATGGTGGGGCTGGAGCCGGTGAAGCGCCAGGTCAAGGCGTTGTCGGCGCAGCTGAACATGGCGCGGCTGCGGGCCGGACAGGGCCTGCCCGTCCAGCCGCCGAAGCGTCATTTCGTCTTCTCCGGCCCCTCGGGCACCGGCAAGACCACGGTGGCTCGCATTCTCGGACGGGTCTTCTACGCGCTCGGCCTGCTCGGCGGTGACCACCTCGTGGAGGCACAGCGGGCGGACCTCGTGGGCGAGTATCTGGGCCAGACCGCCGTCAAGGCCAACGAGCTGATCGACTCGGCGATCGGCGGGGTCCTCTTCGTGGACGAGGCGTACGCGCTGTCGAACTCGGGCTACGGCAAGGGGGACGCGTACGGGGACGAGGCGCTGCAGGTGCTCCTGAAGCGGGCCGAGGACAACCGCGACCACCTCGTGGTCATCCTCGCCGGCTACCCGGAGGGCATGGACCGGCTCCTGGCCGCCAACCCCGGCCTCTCCTCCCGCTTCACCACCCGGGTCGACTTCCCCTCCTACCGCCCCCTGGAACTCACCTCCATCGGTGAGGTGCTCGCCGCCGAGAACGGTGACATCTGGGACGAGGAGGCGCTCGACGAGCTCCGCTCCATCGCCGGGCACGTGGTCGACCAGGGCTGGATCGACGAACTCGGCAACGGCCGGTTCCTGCGCACCCTGTACGAGAAGAGCTGCGCGTACCGGGACCTGCGTCTCTCCGGTTACCCGAACACGCCCTCCCGCGACGATTTGTCGACACTCCGGCTGCCGGACCTCATGCAGGCGTACGGGGAGGTGCTGTCGGGCCGGGGCCCCCAGGACCCTTCGGCGATGTGA
- a CDS encoding hemolysin family protein, whose protein sequence is MSVLQLLFAVLLVLANGFFVGAEFALVSVRRSQIEPLGSARARQVLYGLERLPQMMAAAQFGITICSLTLGAVAEPTVAHLLEPVFEAVHLPEGVIHPLGYVIALALVVFFHLVIGEMVPKNLAMAAPEKTALWLSPGLVAFARLCRPVTVALGACARLILKLFRVEPKDEVEAVFTSEQLNRLVEDSGQAGLLDPKEQERLEDALELGSRPVTDVLLDHGSLVTVGPSVTPGQVVALTARTGYSRFPVVAENGVFMGYLHVKDVLDLEESERAVPQHLWRHMTTLSSELPLDDALTVMRRAATHLAQVADASGKVLGLVALEDVLELLVGEVRDPAHRDVGAAAVATPLKEPRLSETPEQALAT, encoded by the coding sequence ATGAGCGTGCTCCAACTCCTGTTCGCCGTGTTGCTGGTGCTCGCCAACGGGTTCTTCGTCGGCGCCGAGTTCGCGCTCGTCTCCGTACGGCGCAGTCAGATCGAACCGCTCGGGTCCGCGCGGGCCCGCCAGGTCCTGTACGGCCTGGAGCGGCTGCCGCAGATGATGGCGGCGGCCCAGTTCGGCATCACCATCTGCTCGTTGACGCTCGGCGCGGTGGCCGAACCGACGGTGGCGCATCTGCTCGAGCCCGTCTTCGAGGCGGTGCACCTCCCCGAGGGGGTGATCCACCCCCTCGGATACGTCATCGCGCTCGCCCTCGTCGTCTTCTTCCACCTCGTCATCGGCGAGATGGTCCCGAAGAACCTGGCGATGGCCGCGCCCGAGAAGACGGCGCTGTGGCTGAGCCCCGGCCTGGTGGCCTTCGCGCGCCTGTGCCGTCCCGTCACCGTCGCCCTGGGCGCCTGCGCCCGCCTCATCCTGAAACTCTTCCGGGTCGAACCGAAGGACGAGGTCGAGGCGGTCTTCACGAGCGAGCAGCTCAACCGGCTCGTCGAGGACTCAGGTCAGGCGGGCCTGCTGGACCCCAAGGAGCAGGAACGCCTCGAAGACGCCCTGGAACTGGGCTCCCGACCGGTCACCGACGTCCTCCTGGACCACGGCTCCCTGGTCACCGTCGGCCCCTCCGTCACCCCCGGCCAGGTCGTCGCGCTCACCGCCCGCACCGGGTACTCCCGGTTCCCGGTGGTCGCGGAGAACGGCGTCTTCATGGGCTATCTGCATGTGAAGGACGTACTCGACCTGGAGGAGTCCGAACGGGCGGTTCCCCAGCACCTGTGGCGACACATGACCACCCTGAGCTCCGAACTCCCGCTGGACGACGCCCTGACCGTGATGCGCCGCGCCGCCACGCACCTCGCGCAGGTCGCGGACGCGTCGGGGAAGGTTCTGGGCCTTGTCGCGCTGGAGGACGTCCTGGAGCTCCTGGTGGGCGAGGTACGCGACCCGGCCCATCGGGACGTCGGCGCCGCCGCTGTGGCCACGCCGCTGAAGGAACCCCGCCTCAGCGAGACCCCCGAGCAGGCCCTGGCAACCTGA
- a CDS encoding hemolysin family protein: protein MTIPLLLLGAAFLLILANGFFVAAEFGLVTVERPDAEKAAAEGDRRAGTVVESLKELSFQLSGTQLGITITSLVVGMLAEPALAELLHGPFTAIGLPEGAVSGVAVVVGMLLAAAVQMVIGELVPKNWAVSKPLQVARFVAGPQHVFSRLFRPVIAALNTVANRLVRALGVEPAEELASARTPGELVSLARHSAQAGALEQDTADLFVRTISLADLTAQHVMTPRVRVSALQSSATAEDVVNLTRATGLSRFPVYRERIDEIVGMAHLKDALAIPSQDRLRTPVGRIAQAPLLVPETLPVQPLLEQLRNQQPIAVVVDEYGGTAGVVTLEDIVEELVGEVRDEHDAKDLPELAAVPSEDGRPAWDADGSCRVDILQRIGLDVPEGPYETVAGLVADLLGRIPAPGDKAELPGWRLSVRQVGHYRAERVRLVRTADAVAAPEAVR from the coding sequence ATGACCATCCCCCTGCTGCTCCTTGGGGCGGCGTTCCTGCTGATCCTCGCCAACGGCTTCTTCGTGGCGGCCGAGTTCGGCCTCGTCACGGTCGAGCGGCCCGACGCCGAGAAGGCGGCGGCCGAAGGCGACCGACGGGCCGGTACGGTCGTCGAATCGCTCAAGGAGCTGTCCTTCCAGCTCTCCGGCACCCAGCTCGGCATCACCATCACCTCGCTCGTCGTCGGCATGCTCGCCGAACCCGCGCTCGCCGAACTGCTGCACGGACCCTTCACCGCGATCGGACTGCCCGAGGGCGCCGTGTCCGGTGTCGCCGTCGTGGTCGGCATGCTGCTCGCCGCGGCCGTGCAGATGGTGATCGGCGAACTCGTGCCCAAGAACTGGGCGGTCTCCAAGCCGCTTCAGGTCGCCCGCTTCGTCGCGGGCCCGCAGCACGTCTTCTCCCGCCTCTTCCGGCCGGTGATCGCCGCGCTCAACACCGTCGCCAACCGGCTCGTACGGGCCCTGGGTGTCGAACCCGCCGAGGAGCTGGCCTCCGCCCGCACCCCCGGCGAGCTCGTCTCCCTGGCCCGGCACTCGGCCCAGGCCGGCGCCCTGGAGCAGGACACCGCGGATCTCTTCGTACGGACCATCTCGCTCGCCGACCTGACCGCGCAGCACGTCATGACCCCGCGGGTTCGGGTCAGCGCGCTCCAGTCCTCCGCCACGGCCGAGGACGTCGTCAACCTCACCCGCGCCACCGGCCTCTCCCGTTTCCCCGTCTACCGGGAGCGGATCGACGAGATCGTCGGCATGGCGCACCTCAAGGACGCCCTGGCGATTCCCTCCCAGGACCGGCTGCGCACCCCTGTCGGCCGGATCGCCCAGGCCCCGCTGCTGGTCCCGGAGACCCTTCCCGTGCAGCCCCTGCTGGAGCAGCTGCGCAACCAGCAGCCGATCGCCGTCGTCGTCGACGAGTACGGCGGTACGGCGGGCGTGGTCACCCTGGAGGACATCGTCGAGGAACTCGTCGGCGAGGTCCGCGACGAGCACGACGCCAAGGACCTGCCGGAGCTCGCCGCCGTGCCGTCCGAGGACGGGCGGCCCGCCTGGGACGCCGACGGCAGCTGTCGGGTCGACATCCTGCAGCGCATAGGCCTCGACGTGCCCGAGGGCCCGTACGAGACCGTCGCGGGCCTCGTCGCCGATCTGCTCGGCCGGATCCCGGCCCCCGGCGACAAGGCCGAACTGCCCGGCTGGCGTCTCTCGGTACGCCAGGTCGGGCACTACCGGGCCGAACGGGTCCGGCTGGTCAGGACCGCCGACGCGGTTGCCGCGCCGGAGGCCGTCCGATGA
- the hisG gene encoding ATP phosphoribosyltransferase translates to MLRIAVPNKGSLSGPAAEMLHEAGYQQRRESKELRIVDPGNEVEFFYLRPRDIAIYVSSGRLDIGITGRDLLIDSGANAEEILPLGFARSTFRFATKPGTAKGIEDLGGMTVATSYEGIVAKHLADGGIDASVVHLDGAVETAIELGVAEVIADVVETGTSLRNAGLEVFGDPIMKSEAVVIRRVGADTSEDAEPKVQQFLRRLQGVLVARTYVMMDYDCRAEHLEKAVALTPGLESPTISPLHNEGWVAVRAMVPAKEAQQIMDDLYALGARAILTTAIHACRL, encoded by the coding sequence ATGCTGCGCATCGCCGTCCCCAACAAGGGTTCCCTGTCAGGCCCTGCGGCGGAGATGCTGCATGAGGCCGGCTACCAGCAGCGCCGGGAGTCCAAGGAACTGCGCATCGTCGACCCGGGCAACGAGGTCGAGTTCTTCTACCTCCGCCCCCGCGACATCGCGATCTACGTCTCCTCCGGCCGTCTCGACATCGGCATCACCGGCCGCGACCTGCTCATCGACTCGGGCGCCAACGCGGAGGAGATCCTCCCGCTCGGCTTCGCCCGCTCGACGTTCCGCTTCGCCACCAAGCCCGGCACCGCCAAGGGCATCGAGGACCTCGGCGGCATGACGGTCGCCACCTCCTACGAGGGCATCGTGGCCAAGCACCTCGCCGACGGCGGCATCGACGCCTCCGTCGTCCACCTCGACGGCGCCGTCGAGACCGCGATCGAACTCGGTGTCGCCGAGGTCATCGCGGACGTCGTCGAGACCGGAACCTCGCTGCGCAACGCGGGCCTCGAGGTCTTCGGCGACCCGATCATGAAGTCCGAGGCCGTCGTCATCCGCCGGGTCGGGGCCGACACCTCCGAGGACGCCGAGCCCAAGGTGCAGCAGTTCCTGCGTCGGCTCCAGGGCGTCCTGGTCGCACGTACGTACGTGATGATGGACTACGACTGCCGCGCCGAGCACCTGGAGAAGGCCGTCGCGCTCACGCCCGGCCTGGAGTCGCCGACCATCTCCCCGCTGCACAACGAGGGCTGGGTCGCCGTCCGTGCCATGGTGCCCGCCAAGGAGGCCCAGCAGATCATGGACGACCTCTACGCGCTCGGCGCGCGGGCCATCCTGACCACGGCCATCCACGCCTGCCGCCTCTGA
- a CDS encoding phosphoribosyl-ATP diphosphatase, whose protein sequence is MSKKTFEELFAELQHKAATGDPTTSRTAELVGKGVHAIGKKVVEEAAEVWMAAEYEGKDAAAEEISQLLYHVQVMMVARGISLDDVYAHL, encoded by the coding sequence ATGTCCAAGAAGACGTTCGAGGAGCTCTTCGCCGAGCTCCAGCACAAGGCCGCCACCGGCGATCCCACCACTTCGCGCACCGCCGAACTGGTCGGCAAGGGCGTCCACGCCATCGGCAAGAAGGTCGTCGAAGAGGCCGCCGAGGTCTGGATGGCCGCCGAGTACGAGGGCAAGGACGCCGCCGCCGAGGAGATCTCGCAGCTCCTCTACCACGTTCAGGTGATGATGGTGGCGCGCGGGATCTCCCTCGACGACGTGTACGCCCACCTCTGA
- the ribH gene encoding 6,7-dimethyl-8-ribityllumazine synthase, translating into MSGKGAPELSVRNCGDLRVAVIAAQWHEKVMDGLVNGALRALHELGIDEPTLLRVPGSFELPVVAKVLAGRGYDAIVALGVVIRGGTPHFEYVCQGVTQGLTQVSIDTGVPIGFGVLTCDTEEQALDRAGIEGSNEDKGHEAVTAAVATAATLRSVSEPWH; encoded by the coding sequence GTGAGCGGCAAGGGTGCACCTGAACTGTCCGTACGCAACTGCGGCGACCTGCGGGTCGCGGTCATCGCGGCACAGTGGCACGAAAAGGTGATGGACGGCCTCGTCAACGGCGCGCTGCGCGCCCTGCACGAGCTCGGGATCGACGAGCCGACCCTGCTCAGGGTCCCCGGCAGCTTCGAGCTGCCGGTCGTCGCCAAGGTCCTCGCGGGCCGCGGCTACGACGCGATCGTCGCGCTCGGCGTCGTCATCCGCGGCGGTACCCCGCATTTCGAATACGTGTGCCAGGGTGTCACCCAGGGCCTCACCCAGGTCTCCATCGACACCGGCGTCCCCATCGGCTTCGGCGTGCTGACCTGCGACACCGAGGAGCAGGCTCTCGACCGTGCGGGCATCGAGGGCTCCAACGAGGACAAGGGACACGAGGCGGTGACGGCCGCCGTGGCGACCGCGGCCACACTGCGCTCAGTATCCGAACCCTGGCACTGA
- a CDS encoding bifunctional 3,4-dihydroxy-2-butanone-4-phosphate synthase/GTP cyclohydrolase II has translation MTTAPVWYSTGHDEDASDFALDPVEKAIADIAAGRPIVVVDDEDRENEGDLVIAAEKATPEIIAFMMSECRGLICAPMEGDELDRLQLPQMVENNTESMKTAFTVSVDASAAHGVSTGISAADRATTLRLLAGGAAEAGDFVRPGHIFPLRAKPGGVLVRNGHTEAAVDLARLAGLRPAGAIVEIAGEDGRMLRLPELIPFARKHGLTIISIEDLIAYRRTAEPTVRREAKTQLPTTFGEFTAYGYRSTVDGVEHVALVHGEIGDGDDVLVRVHSECLTGDIFHSLRCDCGPQLQTSMERVQAEGRGVVVYLRGHEGRGIGLLSKLRAYELQERGRDTLDANLELGLPADARDYGASAQILQDLGVHSLRLLTNNPDKTDALVRHGLKVTRREPMPVQAGEHNLRYLRTKRDRMGHDLPWLDTATVSACGNQ, from the coding sequence ATGACCACGGCACCCGTTTGGTACAGCACGGGGCACGATGAAGATGCTTCGGACTTCGCGCTCGACCCGGTCGAGAAGGCCATCGCCGACATCGCGGCGGGCCGACCGATCGTGGTCGTCGACGACGAGGACCGGGAGAACGAGGGCGACCTCGTCATCGCCGCCGAGAAGGCGACCCCCGAGATCATCGCCTTCATGATGAGCGAGTGCCGTGGGCTGATCTGCGCGCCCATGGAGGGCGACGAACTCGACCGCCTCCAGCTCCCCCAAATGGTCGAGAACAACACCGAGTCGATGAAGACCGCGTTCACCGTCTCGGTGGACGCCTCCGCCGCCCACGGCGTGTCCACCGGCATCTCCGCGGCCGACCGCGCCACCACACTGCGGCTGCTGGCCGGCGGCGCGGCCGAGGCGGGCGACTTCGTGCGCCCCGGCCACATCTTCCCGCTGCGCGCCAAGCCCGGCGGTGTCCTCGTCCGCAACGGCCACACCGAGGCCGCCGTCGACCTCGCCCGGCTCGCGGGACTGCGCCCGGCCGGCGCGATCGTCGAGATCGCCGGGGAGGACGGACGCATGCTCCGTCTGCCCGAGCTGATCCCGTTCGCCCGCAAGCACGGTCTGACGATCATCTCCATCGAGGACCTGATCGCCTACCGCCGTACCGCGGAGCCCACCGTCCGCCGCGAGGCCAAGACGCAACTGCCCACCACCTTCGGCGAGTTCACGGCGTACGGCTACCGCTCCACCGTCGACGGCGTCGAGCACGTCGCCCTGGTGCACGGCGAGATCGGCGACGGCGACGACGTCCTCGTCCGAGTCCACTCCGAGTGCCTGACCGGCGACATCTTCCACTCGCTGCGCTGCGACTGCGGTCCCCAGCTCCAGACCTCCATGGAGCGCGTCCAGGCCGAGGGCCGGGGCGTCGTGGTCTACCTGCGTGGGCACGAGGGGCGCGGCATCGGCCTGTTGTCCAAGCTGCGCGCCTACGAGCTCCAGGAGCGCGGCCGCGACACCCTCGACGCCAACCTGGAACTCGGCCTGCCCGCCGACGCCCGGGACTACGGCGCGAGCGCGCAGATCCTTCAGGACCTCGGCGTCCACAGCCTGCGCCTGCTGACCAACAACCCCGACAAGACCGACGCCCTGGTCCGGCACGGCCTCAAGGTCACGCGCCGGGAGCCGATGCCCGTACAGGCGGGCGAGCACAACCTCCGCTACCTGCGCACCAAGCGGGACCGGATGGGTCACGACCTGCCCTGGCTCGACACGGCCACCGTGTCCGCCTGCGGCAACCAGTAA
- the pnuC gene encoding nicotinamide riboside transporter PnuC: protein MNWLNSEAFTLLGQHIKWSDMIGNIIGLIGLALGWLRSIWSWPVQLLSGVVLFAAFASGHLSGSAGKQVVVIVVALWGWWQWNRGRAEGRGGHISVRFATWRERAYMVGAAAVGTLAVSGLFHAYPTLSWDPWPDAYIFVGTIVAMYAQARGMVEFWFAWLLVDVVGVPLNFANGYAFSGFVYVVYGALVLSGMRDWWLRSRKAGQPVLEGAPA, encoded by the coding sequence GTGAACTGGCTGAACTCCGAGGCGTTCACGCTCCTCGGACAGCACATCAAGTGGTCGGACATGATCGGCAACATCATCGGTCTGATCGGCCTCGCACTCGGCTGGCTGCGCTCCATATGGAGCTGGCCCGTACAACTCCTGTCCGGCGTCGTCCTCTTCGCGGCCTTCGCCAGCGGCCATCTCTCCGGCAGCGCCGGAAAGCAGGTCGTGGTCATCGTCGTTGCCCTGTGGGGCTGGTGGCAGTGGAACCGCGGCAGGGCGGAGGGCCGGGGCGGCCACATCTCCGTTCGGTTCGCCACCTGGCGCGAGCGCGCCTACATGGTGGGCGCCGCCGCCGTCGGCACGCTGGCGGTCAGCGGTCTGTTCCACGCGTACCCGACCCTGTCCTGGGACCCCTGGCCGGACGCGTACATCTTCGTCGGCACGATCGTCGCCATGTACGCGCAGGCCCGCGGCATGGTCGAGTTCTGGTTCGCCTGGCTGCTGGTCGACGTGGTGGGCGTCCCGCTCAACTTCGCCAACGGCTACGCCTTCTCCGGTTTCGTCTACGTCGTCTACGGCGCGCTCGTCCTGTCGGGCATGCGCGACTGGTGGCTGCGCTCCCGCAAGGCCGGGCAGCCCGTCCTGGAAGGAGCCCCCGCATGA
- a CDS encoding riboflavin synthase — protein MFTGIVEELGEVTAVEILDDASRFRLRGPVVTQGAQHGDSIAVNGVCLTVVEHEGEEFTADVMAETLDRSSLGALTVGSRVNLERPMAVGERLGGHIVQGHVDGTGTVIERKPSENWEIVKISLPADLSRYVVEKGSITVDGISLTVVDAGPDFFTVSLIPTTLDLTTLGRKQAGDPVNLEVDVIAKYVERLLGARGEQPVALPDTQGSGR, from the coding sequence GTGTTCACCGGAATCGTCGAAGAGCTGGGTGAGGTCACCGCCGTCGAAATTCTCGACGACGCCTCCCGTTTCCGTCTGCGTGGCCCCGTCGTCACGCAGGGCGCACAGCACGGCGACTCCATCGCCGTGAACGGCGTCTGTCTCACGGTCGTCGAACACGAAGGCGAGGAATTCACCGCCGACGTCATGGCCGAAACCCTGGACCGCTCCAGCCTCGGCGCCCTGACCGTCGGATCCCGCGTCAACCTGGAACGCCCGATGGCCGTGGGCGAGCGCCTCGGCGGCCACATCGTCCAGGGCCACGTCGACGGCACGGGCACGGTCATCGAGCGCAAGCCGTCCGAGAACTGGGAGATCGTGAAGATCTCCCTCCCCGCGGACCTCTCCCGCTACGTGGTCGAGAAGGGCTCCATCACCGTCGACGGCATCAGCCTGACGGTGGTCGACGCGGGCCCGGACTTCTTCACCGTCAGCCTCATCCCCACCACCCTCGACCTGACCACGCTCGGCCGCAAGCAGGCCGGCGACCCGGTCAACCTCGAGGTGGACGTCATCGCCAAGTACGTCGAGCGACTGCTCGGCGCCCGTGGTGAGCAGCCGGTCGCGCTGCCCGACACCCAGGGGAGCGGTCGGTGA